The genome window CACGGAACAACTTCAGGCTGTCGACATCGACTTTCTTGGTGTTGTGCGCAGTGTTCTTCGCTTCGCCGGCACCGGTGCCATAACCCTTGATGGTCTTGGCCAGGATGACGGTCGGTTGTTCCTTGTGGTTCACCGCTTCGTGATACGCCGCGTAGACCTTGTACGGGTCGTGGCCACCACGGTTGAGTTTCCAGATCTCGTCGTCGGACAGGTCGGCAACCATCGCCTTGAGTTCAGGCGTGTTGAAGAAGTGTTCGCGGACGAACGCGCCGTCTTTGGCCTTGTAGTTCTGGTACTCGCCGTCGATGACTTCGTCCATGCGACGCTGCAGGATACCGTCGACGTCCTTGGCCAGCAGTGGGTCCCAGAAACGGCCCCAGATGACTTTGGTCACGTTCCACTGGGCACCGCGGAACACGCCTTCGAGTTCCTGGATGATCTTGCCGTTGCCGCGAACCGGGCCGTCGAGGCGCTGCAGGTTGCAGTTGATGACGAAGATCAGGTTGTCCAGCTTCTCGCGGCCGGCCAGGGAGATGGCGCCCAGGGATTCCGGCTCGTCGCACTCGCCGTCGCCCAGGAAGCACCAGACCTTCTGCTTGCCTTCAGGGATGAAGCCACGGGCTTCCAGGTACTTCATGAAGCGTGCCTGGTAGATCGCTTGAATTGGACCCAGGCCCATGGAAACGGTCGGGAACTGCCAGAAATCAGGCATCAGCCAAGGGTGCGGGTACGACGACAGGCCGTTACCGTCCACTTCCTGGCGGAAGTTGTTCATGTGTTCTTCGGTGATGCGGCCTTCCATGAACGCGCGGGCATAGACGCCTGGCGAGGTGTGGCCCTGGAAGTAGATCAGGTCGCCGCCGTGTTCGTCGGTCGGGGCCTGGAAGAAGTAGTTGAAGCCGATGTCATACAGGGTTGCGCTGGAAGCGAAGCTGGAGATGTGACCGCCCAGGTCCGAATCTTTCAAGTTCGTGCGCATTACCATCGCCATGGCGTTCCAACGTACCAGCGAGCGAATGCGGCGTTCCATGAACAGGTCGCCAGGCATGCGTGCTTCGTGGGTAACGGGGATGGTGTTGCGGTATGGCGTAGTGATGGCGTAAGGCAGTTGCGAGCCGCTGCGGGTCGCGAGTTCGCCCATACGGGTCATCAGGTAGTGAGCACGGTCTTCGCCTTCTTTGTCGAGAACCGATTCCAGGGCGTCCAGCCATTCCTGGGTTTCGACGGGATCGAGGTCTTGCATGGCTTGCTCCAGGGCGGAAAGGCTACCAGAATCGGTTGCCTGAAGTTTGCGACTGGCCTTGTGGGCAGACGACATAAATTCTTGGATGGCCGAAGGTTGCTTCGGCGTCCTGTAGTTTTACTACAAATCGTCGGCCATTTCAGCCTTTCGAATGTATATACGAGTAGTAAAACTACACAAGACTGAGCGTATGGCTCGGTCTGGCTGGTGAGCATAATCGTTATTGTTGATCTTTTGCGAACAAGAAAAGGTGAAAGTTTGATGTTGGCTGCCAAAATGAAATTAATTTCAGCTATTTCTAACCTTTGTTCGACAGTCCTTCATAGAGCGTGGTTCTTGCGTTCACAACACGTAGCCAATTACACGCCGATCAAGGATAGACCATGAGCCTTCCAACACTGGCCCAACTCCCGGCCATTCTCTTGCCAAAAGCCCAGCGGGCCGAGCAGTCATTTCGTGGCGCAGTGGCCGCGCTGGACGACGATCATGGACTTTCTGCGTGGACGCCGCAACGGTGGGTCGACTTCGCCCGCGTGTGCGCCGCCAGTGATTTCGTCATTGAACAGAGTGTTCGTGACCCTTTGATGTTGCTCGAACTGGCCGCCTGGGGCGAATTGGACCGGGGGTTTGCGCCCGGCGAGCTGTGCGGGCAGATCGCTGGCGCCGTGCAACAAGCCGAAACAGAAGATGAGCTGGGCCGTGTCTTGCGTCGCCAGCGCACGCGCCAGCAAGTGCGCATCATCTGGCGCGACCTGACCCGTCAGGCCGACCTGGTGCAAACCTGCCGCGACCTCTCCGACATGGCCGACGCCTGCATCGACCAGGCCTACCAGTGGCTGTACCAACGCCACTGCGTACAGTTCGGCACGCCCACCGGCCGACGCAGCGGCGAGCCGCAGCATATGGTCATCCTCGGCATGGGCAAGCTCGGTGCGGTGGAGCTGAACCTGTCGTCGGACATCGACTTGATCTTCGCCTACCCGGAAGGCGGCGAGACGGTGGGTGTGAAGCGCGCCCTGGATAACCAGGAGTTCTTTATTCGCCTTGGTCAAAAACTGATCAAAGCCCTAGACCCGATGACCGTCGATGGTTTTGTGTTCCGCGTCGACATGCGCCTGCGCCCCTACGGCTCAGCCGGTGCGCTGGTTCTGAGCTTCAATGCGCTGGAGCAGTACTACCAGGACCAGGGCCGCGACTGGGAACGCTACGCCATGATCAAGGCGCGGGTTGTCGCCGGCGACCAGGCGGCCGGTGCGCAATTGCTCGACATGCTGCGCCCGTTCGTCTACCGCCGCTACCTGGACTTCTCCGCCATCGAAGCGCTGCGCACCATGAAGCAGCTGATTCAGCAGGAAGTGCGGCGCAAAGGCATGGCCGACAACATCAAGCTGGGCTCGGGCGGTATCCGCGAAGTGGAGTTCATCGCCCAGGCGTTCCAATTGATTCACGGTGGGCGCGACCTCAGTCTGCAACAGCGTCCGCTGCTCAAGGTGCTCGGCACCCTGGAAGGCCAGGGTTACCTGCCGCCGGCGGTGATTGCCGAATTGCGCAATGGCTACGAATTCCTGCGTTACACCGAACACGCGATCCAGGCGATTGCCGACCGCCAGACACAAATGCTCCCGGACAGCCCCGAAGACCAGGCGCGCATTGCCTTTATGTTGGGTTTTGCCGACTGGGACGCCTTCCACGAGCGCCTGATGTACTGGCGTGGCCGAGTGGACTGGCACTTCCGCCAAGTGATTGCCGATCCGGACGAAGAAGAGGGCGAAGAAAGCGAGCTGGTCGTGGGCGGTGAGTGGTTGCCCCTGTGGGAAGAGTCCCAAGATGAAGAGGCGGCCTGCCGTCAGTTGGCCGAAGGTGGTTTTACCGACGCAGCCAAGGCCCTCAAGGCGTTGGCAGGCCTGCGCAACAGCCCGCAATTGCGCGCCATGCAGCGTCTGGGGCGTGAGCGTCTGGATGCATTTATCCCGCGCCTGCTCGCCCAGGCCGTCGAGCATGCCAACCCGGACCTGGTACTGGAACGTGTGTTGCCGCTGGTGGAAGCCGTCGCTCGACGTTCCGCCTACCTGGTGCTGCTCACGGAAAATCCCGATGCCCTGCGCCGCCTGTTGACCCTGTGCGCCGCCAGCCCGTGGATCGCCGAGCAGATCACGCGTTTTCCACTGCTACTCGACGAATTGCTCAACGAAGGCCGCCTGTTCAAGCCGCCGTTGGCGCCTGAGTTGGCCGCCGAACTGCGCGAACGCCTCACGCGCATCCCCGAAGATGACCTTGAACAACAGATGGAAGCCCTGCGGCACTTCAAGCTGGCCCACCGCCTGCGCGTGGCGGCCTCGGAGATCGCCGGCAGCCTGCCGCTGATGAAAGTCAGCGACTACCTCACATGGCTCGCCGAAGCCATCCTCGAACAAGTGCTGGCCCTGGCCTGGCGCCAGACCGTGGCGCGCCATGGCTCGCCGCAGCGCTTGGACGGCACCCTGTGCGATCCTGGGTTCATCATTGTCGGTTATGGGAAAGTCGGCGGCATCGAACTGGGGCATGGTTCGGACCTGGACCTGGTGTTTATCCACGACGGTGACCCCCAGGCCGAGACCGATGGCGCCAAGCCCATCGACGGTGCGCAGTTCTTCACGCGCCTGGGCCAGCGCATCATTCACCTGCTGACCACCCAGACCAACTCGGGCCAATTGTATGAAGTGGACATGCGCCTGCGACCTTCCGGCGCATCCGGTTTGCTGGTGAGTTCGCTGGGGGCGTTTGAGCGCTATCAACAAAATGAAGCCTGGACCTGGGAACATCAGGCCCTGATCCGGGCGCGGGTGCTGGTGGGCAGCCAGGATGTGGGCCAGGCGTTCGAGCAAGTACGGGCTAACGTGTTGGGACAGGAGCGG of Pseudomonas azotoformans contains these proteins:
- the glnE gene encoding bifunctional [glutamate--ammonia ligase]-adenylyl-L-tyrosine phosphorylase/[glutamate--ammonia-ligase] adenylyltransferase, producing the protein MSLPTLAQLPAILLPKAQRAEQSFRGAVAALDDDHGLSAWTPQRWVDFARVCAASDFVIEQSVRDPLMLLELAAWGELDRGFAPGELCGQIAGAVQQAETEDELGRVLRRQRTRQQVRIIWRDLTRQADLVQTCRDLSDMADACIDQAYQWLYQRHCVQFGTPTGRRSGEPQHMVILGMGKLGAVELNLSSDIDLIFAYPEGGETVGVKRALDNQEFFIRLGQKLIKALDPMTVDGFVFRVDMRLRPYGSAGALVLSFNALEQYYQDQGRDWERYAMIKARVVAGDQAAGAQLLDMLRPFVYRRYLDFSAIEALRTMKQLIQQEVRRKGMADNIKLGSGGIREVEFIAQAFQLIHGGRDLSLQQRPLLKVLGTLEGQGYLPPAVIAELRNGYEFLRYTEHAIQAIADRQTQMLPDSPEDQARIAFMLGFADWDAFHERLMYWRGRVDWHFRQVIADPDEEEGEESELVVGGEWLPLWEESQDEEAACRQLAEGGFTDAAKALKALAGLRNSPQLRAMQRLGRERLDAFIPRLLAQAVEHANPDLVLERVLPLVEAVARRSAYLVLLTENPDALRRLLTLCAASPWIAEQITRFPLLLDELLNEGRLFKPPLAPELAAELRERLTRIPEDDLEQQMEALRHFKLAHRLRVAASEIAGSLPLMKVSDYLTWLAEAILEQVLALAWRQTVARHGSPQRLDGTLCDPGFIIVGYGKVGGIELGHGSDLDLVFIHDGDPQAETDGAKPIDGAQFFTRLGQRIIHLLTTQTNSGQLYEVDMRLRPSGASGLLVSSLGAFERYQQNEAWTWEHQALIRARVLVGSQDVGQAFEQVRANVLGQERDLAKLRQEVSEMRAKMRDNLGTKGTAAGTGANAFEATALFDLKQDAGGIVDIEFMVQYAALAWSAQHPSLLRYTDNIRILEGLEQVGLMPAADAHLLREVYKAYRSAAHRQALQNEAGTVAGDHFADERRQVLRIWQELGLS